A segment of the Brevundimonas sp. M20 genome:
GGCGTCCGACAGCTCCGGCCCCGACAGACTGGCCGGATCGCGGCCGTCCAGATCGGCGAGCGACACCCGCAACCTGTCATCATCCAGGACGGCCCATTCGCCCAGCCGATCAAACAGACGCGCCTGCATCTCGGCGGCGGCGGCCTTGGTGTAGGTGACGCACAGAATTTCGCCCGGTCGCACTTCACGCAGCAGCAACCGCGCCACCCGGTCCACCAGGGTCGAGGTCTTGCCCGAGCCGGCGTTGGCCGTGACGAAGACCGACTGGCCCGGATCGGCCGCGGCGATCTGGGCGGGGTCCGGCAGGATACGCGCGCTCATTCGGCGTCCCCCCCGTCCTCACCGCCGACCACATGCCACTCCCACACCCGGGCGAGATGATCGTAGTTGCCGCCGAAATTGCCCATGAACTGGGGGGCCGTCCAACTGAGGTAGGGCGTCACCTCCTCGTCGAAACGGGCGATCCGCGCGGTCAGGCCGGCCAGCGCGGCCTCGCACAGCGCCATCGCTTCGGCCCCTTCGCCACGCACCACCTTGCTCCCCGGCTCCTTGCGCCCGACGACCCGCACATAGGTCAGCTCTTCCGGCTCGACCGGTCCCGTGTCCTTCAGCCCGGCCTCCGCCAGAATGGCCCCGGTCAGCGTCAGCTGGGGCGAGAAGCCGGTCTTCACCTGTTTGGCGCTGGGAACGGAGCCGGTCTTGAAGTCCAGCACCGCCGCCCCCGTCGCCGACAACTCGATGCGGTCGACCCTTGCCGTCAGGCGGAACGGCCCGGCAGGCCCCGGAATGACCATTTCCACCCCTTCCTCGACCCGGATTTCAACACCTCGCGCGCGACGCTCCGCCTCGAACCCGGCCAGCCACACGGCCGCGTTGCGCGCCAGCGGCGCCTCGCGCGCCATGGCGGGGTCCTCGAAACCGGCGGTCGCCAGTTCCTCCAGCAGGAACGCCTCCAGCCGGTCGGCGCGGTCTTCGGGAGGGATCTCGGTCCAGAGCAAGGCGAACCGCTCCATCGCCTTGTGCACCGCGTCCCCACGCGCGAGGGCTTCGGCGGCCTGACCGGGCCGGTCCAATTGTCGCAGATTCAGGACATAGCGTGCATAGACGGCATAGGGATCGCGCACCCAGCGTTCGACGCCTGTAACCGCCAACTTTCTCGGCCGCCGCTCGACCGGCGGGCGCGGTGCGGGGCGTGGCGCGTAAGCCGGACGGGACGAGGCCGGCGCATCCAGCCTCCGGGCCTGTTCCAGCGCCTCGGAAGGTCGTGCGATGGAGACGGGCGTCTCGTCTGTGTGAGCCCCTCGGGTCAGCATCTCGAGCCGCCACAGCCAGCGCGACTTCACCGCCGGCTGCCCCCCCCTGCGTTCACAGTGAACCAGAATGGCCTCATCGGCGCTCGCCGCCTGTACGAAATCCTGCGCCGTCTGACCCAGACGGCGTTCGGGTGGTGGCAAACCAAGTGTCTCGCGCATGGGACGCGAAAGGAAAGGGTCCGTCGGCGCGGCGTTCGGCCAGACCCCTTCCTCCAGTCCGGCCAGGATCATCCGGTCGGCCCGCACCAGACGAGCCTCGATGGCTCCGAGGATACGCAGACGCGGTTGATTGGCCCCGCCGGTCCGCACCGTCTCGTCCGCCAGCAGGCCGTGGACCAGATCAGCGAACTCGCTCCGGTTCACCGCACCCAGCGACCCTCCGCCCTCGATCAGGGCTGACAGCAGGGCGGCGGCGGCCTCACCGTCGGGCCCGCCCCACGCGTCCTGCCCTGCCAGGGCTTCGACAAGTCCGGTCAGGGCTCCCGCGGCTGCGTCCGGTAAGGCGGCTTCGGCGAACGGCGCACGCGCCACGCCGGACAGGGCTTCAAGTCGGTCCAGCAGGGCCCCGGCGGCCGCAAGTCCCGATACTGTGAATTCCGACGCGACCCGCCCGTCGTCTCTCGGCTTGCCCGCCTCGAGTAGCGCCTTTCGCGCACGGCTCCAGTCGCGTCGGCGCGGACCACGCAGGGCGTATCGCTCAAACGCACTGACCGCGCGATCATAGTCGAACGGCTCCAGCGCCAGCCGCACCTGCGGGTGTTTCAACAGCCCCAGCAGGGTGTGGGGGTCCAGCGGGTCCGCAATGAAGCGCGCCGCCAGATCGACCAGACGTCCCGCGGACATTCGGGTCAGCGGCTGACCGGAGGACACGTCAGCGCTCACGCCCCAGCGTTCCAGCCGCGCCGCCACCCGCCGCGACAAATCGAGGTCGGGCGTCACCAGCGCACAGGTCCGCCCCGGCGTTTCAAGCATTTCTCGCATCATCAGGGCGATGGCCGCCGCCGCATCTTCCTCGGCGCGCGCCGTGACGACCGAAAGGCCACGAAGCCCCTCCGCGATCGGGTCCGCCGACTGCTTGCCCGCCGCGTCGGCCCGCAGGCCCCGGATCAGGTTGCGCCAGTCGTCTGTAGCGTCCGCGGGCCGCAAGGCCTCATTCAGCAGTCTCTGGCGGGCTTTCCCGCGCGCCTCGACGGCGGCTTCAACGGGTGGGCGGAACCAGGGCCGCACACCCTCGCGGTCAACCCGGCCGTCCAGCAACCGCCACAGGGCGTTCTGGGGGTGCTGCTCGCTGTCCCGCAGGCGAGACCAGACCATCGGATCGAGATCCATATCCAGCCCCGGCAGGACGACACAGCCCTGCGGCGCGTTCGCGACGGCGTTCAGAACATCCGCGGCGGCCGGGGCCGAGCCGGTCGATCCGGCGGCGATGACCGGCTGCTCCGGCGGTCGGTCGCGCCAGCTGTCCGCCAGCAACCGCAATAGCTTCGCCCGTCGCCAGGCCGGATCAACCAGCCCCAGCGCCTTCAGCCGTTTCGGCCAAACCTCGACCGCCAGCCCGAGGAACCGCGCCGATTCCTGCCAGTGCTCGGCCAGATCACCCTCGACCAGACCGGCCACCCGACCGATGTCCTCGATCTCCTCCAGATGGCAGGAATCGAGGAAGCCGCCGAGCGCGTCCGCCATCTCCAGAGCCCGCAGAGGCGACAGGTCCGCGCGGAACTGCTCGGTGATCATCCGCGCCATCTCGAAGCGACGCGTCAGGGGCGCGATGGCCGGCGGCAGGTCCAGTCCCAGTTCACCCGGCGCGAACGGCGGCTCGTCCTCTTCCAGATCGCCCAACGGCCGGACCTGCGGCAGCAGAATGGCCCGCCCGCCCGCCTGCTTCGCCAGTGCCCCGGTGAAGGCGCGCGCCGCCCGGCGATTGGGCAGCAGGATCACGGCATCCGACAGGGCCTCCGGCGGATGATCGCCCAGCCAGTCCAGCACCCCCGCGGCGAGGTCTTCCAGAAATGGCCGCCAAGCCTCCACCGCGTACCAGCGCGGTCGGTCGCCGGCGAAGGGATCGAACCGTGACGTCACGGGCGTCCGGCCAGTCTCGCCTCGGCCTCAGCGCGGGCCTGCGGATCACCGACGTGCATCCAGTCGCCGTCCATCACCACCCCGTACAGCCGCCCGGCGGAGGCGGACCGGCGCCAGAACTGGCTCAGCGAGAACGGACCATCGGGCCCGTCAGCGACATAGTCCGGCTTGCAGATGTGCACGCCCATATAGGCGAAGGGGGCTGACGGCGCCTCGCCCCGGAAGGTCAGCCGTCCGCCTTCATCGAGGAAGAAATCGCCGTCGCCTTCAAATCCGATCGAGCCTTCGCGCTTCGCGAGAAGAAGCGCGGCATCCATGATTGACGGATTCCACAGGCGCGCGAGTTGATTCAGGGCCTCGCCCCGATCAACCCAGACGCTGTCGATATTGGCGACAAAGACAGGATCGCTCCCCAGCAAAGGCGCCGCCTTCTTCAGCCCGCCGCCCGTCTCCAGCAGGGTTTCCCGCTCGTCCGAGATGACGATCTCCGGTCCCCGCCCCCGCGCGGCCAGGTGCGCTTCCAGCCGGTCAGCGAACCAGTGGACATTGACCACGGCCTTCGCGACCCCCGCATCCGCCAGTCGATCCAGCACATGGTCGATCAGGGCGCGCCCGCCGACCTCGACCAACGCCTTGGGCCGGTCATTCGTCAGGGGGCGCATCCGGGTGCCCAGCCCGGCGGCCAGCACCATCGCGGTCTTCGGCGCGTCGGTCATTTGCGGCTGGCCTCCGGCACATGGGCGTTGAACCAGTCCGCGACGGTCTCGAGGCCCGGCGACTTCAGATTGGCGTTCAGATGCGCCCACATGCGCGGCATGAAGGCGGCGTATCGCGGCTTGCCGTCGCGCACGATCAGGCGCGCGAAGACGCCCAGAATCCGCGCCTCGTTCAGCGCCGCCAGACCGGCGTAGTCCCGCATGAACTCGGTCCGGTCCACCTGGGGGCGCAGGCTGAAATAGTGATCCAGCGCCTTCGTCTCGAGCGCGGGCGAAACATCCCGGCGGGCGTCCTGAAGCAGGGAGTGCAGATCCCACGACGGATGGGCGCGCACCGCGTCCTGGAAATCGATCATCCCGACCATGGACGCGCCCGACTTCCCCGGCAGCCGGATCAGATTTTCGGCGTGATAGTCGCGGTGCGCCATCACGCTCGCCCCCGCCGCGCCGCGTTCGACCACCGGACGCCACGCCTCGCGCCAACCTGCGATCGCCGCCTCATCGAAGCGCAACGCCGGGTCCAGCTTGGGCATCCATTCCACGAACAGATCGGCTCCGCCCTGCAAGGCCGTTTCGTCATAGACCAGCAAGGGCCAGTCGCCCGCCGCGCCCGACAGCCGCTCCGGCGTCGTCGCGTCATGCAGGGTCGCCAGCGCCTCGACCGCGGCCAGATACAGCGGCGCCTCCGCCTCCCCGGCCTCGATCACACGGGCGAACAGGGCGTCGCCGAAGTCCTCCAGAACGGCCAGACCCGCCGCCGCGTCCACGGCGAGGATCTCCGGCGCGGACAGACCCAGCGCTTTCAGATGCGCGGCCACGGCGGCGAAGGCCTCGATCCGGCCGGCGGACAGACGCGCGGTGGCGTTCCAGCCGGAGGCGAGCCGCTGCTCCGGCGTCCACGACGGATCGGCGGGGGGGCTTTCTGCGCTGGCCGCCTGATCCATCAGCATCAGTGAGCGTCCGTCCGTTGTTGTCAGCCGCTCATACCGGCGGGTCGAGGCGTCGCCGGGCAAGGGATCTCGCGCCGCATCCGCCAGACCGGCGGACTTCAGAAACGCCAGACGTTGGGCTTCACGATCAGACATGCAGGTCCTTCAGCTTCTCTTCCCACGCCCCCGCGCCGGACAGGGTCGCCCCCCTTCCCTCGCCTTGTTCGGACAGGGTCACAACCAGTCGATCCGGCCCCAGCCAGGCGCCGGGATCATCACCCAGCCGTTCCGGCCATTCGATGACGGCGCAACCCTCATCCAACGCCTCGTCCAGACCGATCTCCGCGGCCTCCTCGGGCCGCGTCAGCCGGTAGAGGTCGAAATGCGCGACGGGCGGCTCGCTGTCGTAGAACTGAACCAGGGTGAAGGTCGGCGACGGCACATCCTCATCCGGCGTGGTCAGGGCGCGGATCAGAGCGCGGGCCAACGTCGACTTGCCCATGCCGAGCGGGCCATACAGCAGGACGCTTTCACCCGGCTCCAACAGGGGCGCGATGGCCGCGCCCAGCCGCCCGGTGGCGTCCGCGTCCGGAAGGGTCAGGGTCAGATCAGGCAAAGTCGGCGTCCGGCTGGGCGGGCAGGACCCGCTCGGTGAAGGCCTTCAGCGCATAGGTCGCCTTGCCTGCATCGATGTCGAGACGCGACGGCGGGATCGGCTTGCCGACCTTCATCTGGAAGGCCGTCCGGCGCTTGTTCAACAGCTCATGGAACAGGGTGATGTCCCTCAGTTCCTCGGAGAACCGGTCAAACCAGTGGAACAGGCGCGAATAGGGACCGGCCACATGGATCGGCACCACCGGCGCCTCATACTTCCGCGCCAGGGACGCGGCGGTCGGCGCCCATTCCGGATCGGTGACCGACCCGTCCTTCGCGATCCGCGCCAGCCGCCCGGCCGGGAACATCACCAGACACCGCTCGGCCTCAAACGCCGCCTTCGCCGCCTGCAGTGTGGCGCGGGTCTTCTCGCGGGTGCGTTTGTCATGAACCCACTCCACCGGAATAATCACCTCGGCCAGTCGGGGCGAGACCCGCAGGGCGTCGGCGTTCGCGAAGAAAATGGCGTCCGGCCGCCGCTTGTTGATGGCGTCAAAGACGGCGATCCCGTCGGCGATCCCCGTCGGATGGTTAGCCACCACCACGCATCGCCCCGTCGCCGGGATGCGATCCGCGTTCAGCACCGAGACCTTCAGGTCCAGCAGGTTGCTCATATAGTCCAGCGCCGCCCCGCCCGAGAGCGGCTTGACCGCGTCGGCCATGCGGACCGCCTGCGGATAGTTCAGCAGCCGGTACAGAAGCGGCCGCACCAGCGGCCAGACCGCTGACTGCGTCAGCCGCGGCGCGCGCTCGGCGATCAGCACGTCGCAGATGTGCGGCTCAGGTCGCGCGGGCAGGGTCTCGGGGGTCGTCATGCGACGCCGGTTGTCGCCGCTCCCGCGAAGGACGGCAAGCGGCTTGGCGACCGCATCGCACGCCTTTGTGAGCACAGGCGGCGCCGCTTCCGCCCGCCGCCCCCCGGTGCTACGCCACCCGCCGAAGACAAAGGAACCTGCCCATGCGTCACCGCTCCCTGCTTTCGTGCGCCGTCGCCGCCATCGCGCTGTCGACCGCAGTCCCCGCCCTGGCCGAGACCCCGACCGTCTCCCCGGCTCCGGCGGAGGCGTCGGCCCAGGCCGCGCAACCGGCCTTCGACTACCGCGCCATGATCTCGGCCAACCGGCTGGGCGATCCGCAGGTGTCCCCGGACGGCCGCTGGGTCGTCTATTCGGTGACCACCACGGACGTCGCCGCCAACCGCCGCGCGGGCGCCCTGTTCATCCAGGACCTGCGCAGCCCCGGCGAGGGCCGTCGTCTGGCCATCAACGAGGGCGGCGCCAACACCGCGCGCTGGGGTTCGGACGGCAAGCTGTACTTCCTCTCGGGCCGGTCGGGCTCCAGCCAGGTCTGGCGCGCGGAAGCCGACGGGACCGCTCCGGTTCAGGTCACCAACCTGCCGCTCGACGTGAACGCCTACCGCATCAGCCCCGACGCCTCGAAGGTCGCGGTCTCGCTGGCGGTCTTCCCCGACTGCGCCGACCTGGCCTGCACCGTGGATCGCCACAAGGCTGTCGCTGACGATCCTTCGACCGGCCAGACCTACGACCGCATGTTCGTGCGCCACTGGGACACCTGGAACGATCACACCCAGAACCATCTGTTCGTTCTCAACGCCGACGGTTCGGGCCAGCCCGTCCACGTCACCCGTGGCTTCGACGGCGACACTCCGTCCAAGCCGTTCGGCGACGAGAGCGAGTTCGTCTTCACCCCGGACAACCAGGGCATCGTCTTCTCGGCCCGCGAGGCCGGAAAGACCGAGCCGTGGAGCACCAATTTCGACCTCTATCAGGTCGCCATCGGCGCGCCCGGCCAGCTGACCAATCTGACCGACGCCAATGACGCCTGGGACACCGGCCCGGTCTTCTCGCCGGACGGCAAGACCTTGGCCTATCGCGCCATGGCCCGTCCGGGTTTCGAGGCCGACAAATATTCGATCTTCCTGCGCGACGTGGCGACGGGCGAAACCCGCCAGATCGCGGCCGACTGGGACCGCTCGGCCGACACCCTCCAATGGTCGCGCGACGGCCGCACCCTCTACACCACCGCCGGCGACGTCGGTCAGACCCGCCTGTTCAGCATCGACGTCCGTCGCGGCACGGTGATCCCGATCACCGGCGAGGGCCACGTCTCGGCCTTCCAGCAGACGCCCTCGGGCTTCGTCTTCGCCCAGGACAGCCTGATCCGCCCCAGCGAGCTGTTCGTGAAGACCTTCCGGGGGCGCGAAATGCCCGCCCGGATCACCAATGTGAACCCGCAGCTGGACAACCTTGCCTTCGGTGAAGCCGAGCAGTTCACCTTCGCCGGCTGGAATGACGAGACCGTCCACGCCTACGTCATCAAGCCCGCCAACTATGTCGAGGGCCAGAAGTATCCGGTCGCCTTCCTGATCCACGGCGGACCGCAGGGGTCGTTCGGCAACGGCTGGTCCTACCGCTGGAACCCCGGGACCTATGCCGGTGCGGGCTATGCGGTGGTGATGATCGATTTCCACGGCTCGACCGGCTACGGCCAGGACTTCACGGATTCGATCAGCCGGCACTGGGGCGACCGCCCGTTCGAGGACCTGCAGAAGGGCTGGGCCGCCGCCCAGGCGAAATACAGCTTCCTCGACGGCGACAACGCCTGCGCCCTCGGCGCCTCCTACGGCGGCTATATGATCAACTGGATCGCCGGTAACTGGCCGGGCGAGTTCAAATGCCTGGTCAACCATGACGGCGTCTTCGACATCCGCGGCATGGGCTACGGCACCGAGGAGCTGTGGTTCACCGAGTGGGAGTACGGCGGCACCCAGTACGAGAATCCGCAGGGCTACGAGCAGTTCAACCCGGTGAACCACGTCGCCAACTGGCGTGACCCGATGCTGGTCGTCCAGGGCGACCTCGACTACCGCATCCCGACCTCGCAGGGCCTGTCGACCTTCACGGCGCTCCAGCGTCGCGGCATCGACAGCCGCCTGCTGTTCTTCCCCAACGAGAACCACTGGGTGCTGAAGCCGGCGAACAGCCTGCAATGGCACAACGAGGTGTTCGGCTGGCTGGACAAGTATCTGAAGCCGGCGAACTGATCCCGGCGTCAGACCAAAGAGAAAGGGCGCTCCCGGCGGGAGCGCCCTTTGTCATGTCCCGGTCTCGCTGGAGGTCAGCGGGCGCGGGCGTTGGCCGAACGGTTCATCAGCCGCGCATGCTCATTGGCGGTGATGCAGCGCGGGGTTGACCAGGTCGGGTCGGTCGGGCGCAGGGCCTGAACCTCGCGCGCGGTGATGAAGACCGGCGCGGCGCCGTGCTCACGGGTGAAGGCGCGACGGGTGGCGGCGTCGGTGGCGCAGACCATAACCGGACGAGCCGGAGCCGCTTGCGCGGTTTCGTGGGCGACAGCAGGGACCGCCGAGAGGGCGGAAGCGGCGACCGCGAGGGCCGCAAAGGCGCGAATTGCACGCATGGGATTTCCTCCAGAACGCCTGAAATGCTCAGGACTCGGACGGAATAATGCGCCAACGCCGTCTTTTGTAAATCTTATATGACGTTTGGAAGTATGAAATTTTACATTGGCGGTTTCAGGCGGTCTTGGGCCTTTCCGCGACCTCGTGCGTTGTGCAGGCTTCGATGGAGCCTCCCCGCTTGCTCAACCCGTTGAAAAACAGCCCGATCTGGCCCGCCGCCCGAGACCGTTTCCTGCTGCCGGCATGGCGATGGGTGCGGGTTCGGAGCGTCAACGCCTACGCGGCGGCCAGAGGCTGGCGACCGGGCCGAAAGACCCGCGTCGCCGGGATCGTCGCCCTCGTTCTGGTGCTGGCGATCACGATCGGCCTCGCCTTGCTCGACTGGAATCTGCTGCGTGGCCCCATCGGGCGCTGGGCCTCGGCCAGATATGATCGTCAGATCGAGCTTAACGGCGACCTGGATGTGAAGCTGTTCAGCTGGACCCCCTCTGTCCACGTCCGTGACCTGCGTGTCGGCGGACCCTCATGGGCGCGGGACCGCGACACGCTGAAGATCGCGGATTTTCAGGGCTCGGTCCGCCTGCTGCCCCTGCTCATCGGCAGGGTCGAGGTTCCGCGCGTCGCCATCGTCCGCCCCGAGGTCGTCCTGATCGCCACCGAGGACGGTCGCCGCAGCTGGCAGCTCAACCCGGACAAGCCTGACGACGGCAAGGGCCTGAAGCTGCCGCCGATCCATCAGCTGATCATCACCGACGGCTCTCTTTCGCTGGACGAGCAACGCCGCAAGATAAGAATGGAGGCCACCCTGTCCGCCCGCGAGGGCTCCCAAGGGCGCGCCGGTTTCCGGCTCGACGGTCAGGGCACGATCAACGGCACGCCGCTGACCCTGGCCGTGGCGGGCGGCCCCTTTATCAATATCCGTCGCGACCGCCCCTACCCCTTCCAGGCCTCGCTCGCGGGGGTGAACTCGACGCTCGAGGCGCGCGGCTCCATCACCCGACCCTTCGATCTCGGACAGTTCCAGACGACCCTCAGCCTTCAGGGCCGCGATCTGGCGGATCTGTATCTCCTGACCGGCATCGCCCTGCCGAACACCCCGCCCTATCGGCTGTCGGGCCGACTGACGCGCGACGACGCCAAATTCAGCTTCAACGACTTCGCCGGTCAGGTGGGATCGTCGGACCTGTCCGGCGATCTGGTGGTCGACAAGGTCGGCGATCGTCGGCGCGTGGACGCCGTCCTGCACTCCCGGCTGCTGGACATCGACGATCTCGCCACGGTTCTGGGCGGAACGCCGACGGTCACGCCCGCCGGCAATACGGTGGTGACATCCGGCCAGCCGGGCCGGTTGCTTCCCGACGCGCCTCTGGCCGTCGAGCGCCTGCGCGTCATGGACGGCACGCTGCGCTACACGGCGGGACAGGTGAAGCGGAACGAACTGGATATCCGCAAGGTCGAGCTGGGCGCCGATCTGGATCGCGCCATCCTTGATCTCGACCCGGTAGCCTTCACCTTCAATCGCGGCGAACTGCGCGGAACGGCCCGGATCAACGCGACCCGCGACACGCCTTACAGCACCGCCGATTTCCGCCTGCGCGGCTATCCGCTGGAATCCATCATCCCGGCCCAGGGCGGAGTCCCGACCGTGACCGGTCGGGCCTTGGGGCGCCTCCAGCTCGAAGGACCGGGCGCGTCAATTCACGACTTCGCCGCCGCCTCAAAAGGTCAGATCACAGTCGTCGTGCCGCAGGGCCGCATGCGTTCAGCCTTCGCCGAACTGTTGGGCATCAACGCAAGCGCCGGTCTGTTCCGCCTTCTCGGAGGGGATGAGTCCGACGTGGAGATCCGCTGCGCCGTCGCCGACTTCCGCGTCGCGGGCGGTACGGCGACGGCGCGGACCTTCGTCATCGACACCACCCCGGTTCTGGCCCAGGGGACCGGAACCCTTGATCTGGGCGCCGAGACCCTGAGCCTGCGCATCGACGGCGAAACCAAGGAGGCCCGTCTGGTTCGCCTCTGGTCACCGATCACGGTGCAAGGACCGTTGACCGCGCCCCGCGTTGGCATCGATACCGGCTCGGTGGTCGGTCAGGCCGGTTTGGCGGGGGTTCTGGGCGCCGTGGTCAATCCGCTGGTCGCCCTGCTGCCCTTCGTCGACCCCGGCCTGGCCGAGGACGCCAACTGCGGCGCGCTGATTTCTTCGGCCCGTTGAGCGCCGGCGTTCTGGTCCACGAGGGGTCTTCGTGCGTATCTGAAGCATGACCCGACGCGGCATTCTCGCATCCACCCTCGGCGCTCTCGTCGCGGCCTGCTCGCCTCTCGGCCTCCTGAACGGGCTGGGGCCGAGGGACGGCGGCGTGCGTCGCGTGGCTCGCGACATCGCCTACGGCACGGATGAGCGACAGACGCTCGACATATGGGCGCAGACCGATCCGTCAGATATGGCTCGGCCCGTTCTGGTCTTCTTCTACGGCGGCGGCTGGTCCGACGGGTACAAGAACCTCTACGGCTGGGCTGCGCAAGCATTGGCGGCCCGCGGCTTCCTCGTGGTCGTTCCCGACTACCGGCTGGTTCCCGAGGTCCACTTCCCCGCCTTCATCCAGGACGGCGCCGAGGCCACCGCCT
Coding sequences within it:
- a CDS encoding GNAT family N-acetyltransferase is translated as MTTPETLPARPEPHICDVLIAERAPRLTQSAVWPLVRPLLYRLLNYPQAVRMADAVKPLSGGAALDYMSNLLDLKVSVLNADRIPATGRCVVVANHPTGIADGIAVFDAINKRRPDAIFFANADALRVSPRLAEVIIPVEWVHDKRTREKTRATLQAAKAAFEAERCLVMFPAGRLARIAKDGSVTDPEWAPTAASLARKYEAPVVPIHVAGPYSRLFHWFDRFSEELRDITLFHELLNKRRTAFQMKVGKPIPPSRLDIDAGKATYALKAFTERVLPAQPDADFA
- the addB gene encoding double-strand break repair protein AddB; this translates as MTSRFDPFAGDRPRWYAVEAWRPFLEDLAAGVLDWLGDHPPEALSDAVILLPNRRAARAFTGALAKQAGGRAILLPQVRPLGDLEEDEPPFAPGELGLDLPPAIAPLTRRFEMARMITEQFRADLSPLRALEMADALGGFLDSCHLEEIEDIGRVAGLVEGDLAEHWQESARFLGLAVEVWPKRLKALGLVDPAWRRAKLLRLLADSWRDRPPEQPVIAAGSTGSAPAAADVLNAVANAPQGCVVLPGLDMDLDPMVWSRLRDSEQHPQNALWRLLDGRVDREGVRPWFRPPVEAAVEARGKARQRLLNEALRPADATDDWRNLIRGLRADAAGKQSADPIAEGLRGLSVVTARAEEDAAAAIALMMREMLETPGRTCALVTPDLDLSRRVAARLERWGVSADVSSGQPLTRMSAGRLVDLAARFIADPLDPHTLLGLLKHPQVRLALEPFDYDRAVSAFERYALRGPRRRDWSRARKALLEAGKPRDDGRVASEFTVSGLAAAGALLDRLEALSGVARAPFAEAALPDAAAGALTGLVEALAGQDAWGGPDGEAAAALLSALIEGGGSLGAVNRSEFADLVHGLLADETVRTGGANQPRLRILGAIEARLVRADRMILAGLEEGVWPNAAPTDPFLSRPMRETLGLPPPERRLGQTAQDFVQAASADEAILVHCERRGGQPAVKSRWLWRLEMLTRGAHTDETPVSIARPSEALEQARRLDAPASSRPAYAPRPAPRPPVERRPRKLAVTGVERWVRDPYAVYARYVLNLRQLDRPGQAAEALARGDAVHKAMERFALLWTEIPPEDRADRLEAFLLEELATAGFEDPAMAREAPLARNAAVWLAGFEAERRARGVEIRVEEGVEMVIPGPAGPFRLTARVDRIELSATGAAVLDFKTGSVPSAKQVKTGFSPQLTLTGAILAEAGLKDTGPVEPEELTYVRVVGRKEPGSKVVRGEGAEAMALCEAALAGLTARIARFDEEVTPYLSWTAPQFMGNFGGNYDHLARVWEWHVVGGEDGGDAE
- a CDS encoding AsmA family protein codes for the protein MKNSPIWPAARDRFLLPAWRWVRVRSVNAYAAARGWRPGRKTRVAGIVALVLVLAITIGLALLDWNLLRGPIGRWASARYDRQIELNGDLDVKLFSWTPSVHVRDLRVGGPSWARDRDTLKIADFQGSVRLLPLLIGRVEVPRVAIVRPEVVLIATEDGRRSWQLNPDKPDDGKGLKLPPIHQLIITDGSLSLDEQRRKIRMEATLSAREGSQGRAGFRLDGQGTINGTPLTLAVAGGPFINIRRDRPYPFQASLAGVNSTLEARGSITRPFDLGQFQTTLSLQGRDLADLYLLTGIALPNTPPYRLSGRLTRDDAKFSFNDFAGQVGSSDLSGDLVVDKVGDRRRVDAVLHSRLLDIDDLATVLGGTPTVTPAGNTVVTSGQPGRLLPDAPLAVERLRVMDGTLRYTAGQVKRNELDIRKVELGADLDRAILDLDPVAFTFNRGELRGTARINATRDTPYSTADFRLRGYPLESIIPAQGGVPTVTGRALGRLQLEGPGASIHDFAAASKGQITVVVPQGRMRSAFAELLGINASAGLFRLLGGDESDVEIRCAVADFRVAGGTATARTFVIDTTPVLAQGTGTLDLGAETLSLRIDGETKEARLVRLWSPITVQGPLTAPRVGIDTGSVVGQAGLAGVLGAVVNPLVALLPFVDPGLAEDANCGALISSAR
- the tsaE gene encoding tRNA (adenosine(37)-N6)-threonylcarbamoyltransferase complex ATPase subunit type 1 TsaE; translation: MTLTLPDADATGRLGAAIAPLLEPGESVLLYGPLGMGKSTLARALIRALTTPDEDVPSPTFTLVQFYDSEPPVAHFDLYRLTRPEEAAEIGLDEALDEGCAVIEWPERLGDDPGAWLGPDRLVVTLSEQGEGRGATLSGAGAWEEKLKDLHV
- a CDS encoding S9 family peptidase, translated to MRHRSLLSCAVAAIALSTAVPALAETPTVSPAPAEASAQAAQPAFDYRAMISANRLGDPQVSPDGRWVVYSVTTTDVAANRRAGALFIQDLRSPGEGRRLAINEGGANTARWGSDGKLYFLSGRSGSSQVWRAEADGTAPVQVTNLPLDVNAYRISPDASKVAVSLAVFPDCADLACTVDRHKAVADDPSTGQTYDRMFVRHWDTWNDHTQNHLFVLNADGSGQPVHVTRGFDGDTPSKPFGDESEFVFTPDNQGIVFSAREAGKTEPWSTNFDLYQVAIGAPGQLTNLTDANDAWDTGPVFSPDGKTLAYRAMARPGFEADKYSIFLRDVATGETRQIAADWDRSADTLQWSRDGRTLYTTAGDVGQTRLFSIDVRRGTVIPITGEGHVSAFQQTPSGFVFAQDSLIRPSELFVKTFRGREMPARITNVNPQLDNLAFGEAEQFTFAGWNDETVHAYVIKPANYVEGQKYPVAFLIHGGPQGSFGNGWSYRWNPGTYAGAGYAVVMIDFHGSTGYGQDFTDSISRHWGDRPFEDLQKGWAAAQAKYSFLDGDNACALGASYGGYMINWIAGNWPGEFKCLVNHDGVFDIRGMGYGTEELWFTEWEYGGTQYENPQGYEQFNPVNHVANWRDPMLVVQGDLDYRIPTSQGLSTFTALQRRGIDSRLLFFPNENHWVLKPANSLQWHNEVFGWLDKYLKPAN
- the murU gene encoding N-acetylmuramate alpha-1-phosphate uridylyltransferase MurU, with amino-acid sequence MVLAAGLGTRMRPLTNDRPKALVEVGGRALIDHVLDRLADAGVAKAVVNVHWFADRLEAHLAARGRGPEIVISDERETLLETGGGLKKAAPLLGSDPVFVANIDSVWVDRGEALNQLARLWNPSIMDAALLLAKREGSIGFEGDGDFFLDEGGRLTFRGEAPSAPFAYMGVHICKPDYVADGPDGPFSLSQFWRRSASAGRLYGVVMDGDWMHVGDPQARAEAEARLAGRP
- the amgK gene encoding N-acetylmuramate/N-acetylglucosamine kinase AmgK, translating into MSDREAQRLAFLKSAGLADAARDPLPGDASTRRYERLTTTDGRSLMLMDQAASAESPPADPSWTPEQRLASGWNATARLSAGRIEAFAAVAAHLKALGLSAPEILAVDAAAGLAVLEDFGDALFARVIEAGEAEAPLYLAAVEALATLHDATTPERLSGAAGDWPLLVYDETALQGGADLFVEWMPKLDPALRFDEAAIAGWREAWRPVVERGAAGASVMAHRDYHAENLIRLPGKSGASMVGMIDFQDAVRAHPSWDLHSLLQDARRDVSPALETKALDHYFSLRPQVDRTEFMRDYAGLAALNEARILGVFARLIVRDGKPRYAAFMPRMWAHLNANLKSPGLETVADWFNAHVPEASRK